Proteins found in one Salvelinus namaycush isolate Seneca unplaced genomic scaffold, SaNama_1.0 Scaffold2204, whole genome shotgun sequence genomic segment:
- the LOC120038470 gene encoding F-box only protein 7-like, with amino-acid sequence MKSMKLRVRINKQTSRVKLEGEEPTLTELNVQIREILLPSHGLSPDTEFTLSLNGADVLSDSGQTLSSCGIVSGDLVCVILPPSVAVPSTASTPCAAPAPSARQAVPSGSPASSAAFAASARQAPSNSSSSTGLYQAVHPPAKRSSEASSTSKGAEPQQEVVREEEQEGEAGRWVWEPMLCGEAEGGKVPHSLEVLYHQAQSSSTCDALMVAVHLLMVETGFLCQGSEGRPGEMPAGWRAPGGLYRLQYAHPLCDDSLAMVLAVPMGPVLVINATLKMNQQVETVRKLSLKHSTYVTDQWTGDSAAAVYTELRKLSRVFKDQLVYPLIASARE; translated from the exons ATGAAAAG CATGAAACTGCGTGTGAGGATAAACAAGCAGACCAGCAGGGTGAAGCTGGAGGGAGAGGAgcccactctgacagagctcaacgTTCAAATCAGAGAGATCCTTCTGCCTTCACATGGACTCAG CCCAGACACAGAGTTCACCTTGTCCCTGAACGGTGCAGATGTTCTATCTGACTCTGGTCAGACTTTGTCCTCCTGTGGCATCGTCAGTGGGGACCTGGTCTGTGTCATCCTGCCTCCATCTGTGGCTGTACCCTCCACCGCCTCTACCCCCTGCGCTGCCCCTGCTCCCTCAGCCCGCCAGGCTGTGCCCTCAGGCTCCCCTGCTTCCTCCGCTGCCTTTGCCGCCTCAGCCCGCCAGGCACCCagcaacagcagtagtagtactggGCTGTACCAAGCTGTACACCCACCAGCCAAACGCTCCAGTGAG GCCAGCAGCACCAGCAAGGGGGCGGAGCCTCAACAGGAAGTGgtcagagaggaggagcaggaaggAGAGGCAGGTCGGTGGGTGTGGGAGCCCATGCTGTGTGGGGAGGCAGAAGGAGGGAAGGTCCCCCATTCCCTGGAGGTTCTCTACCACCAGGCTCAGAGCAGCAGTACCTGTGATGCCCTGATggtggcagtgcacctcctgatGGTAGAGACGGGCTTCCTGTGCCAG ggctctGAGGGGCGTCCTGGTGAGATGCCAGCTGGGTGGAGGGCCCCAGGAGGGCTGTACAGACTGCAGTATGCCCATCCTCTCTGTGACGACAGCCTGGCCATGGTCCTAGCTGTTCCCATGGGACCCGTTCTGGTTATCAACG CCACCCTGAAGATGAACCAGCAGGTGGAGACAGTGAGGAAACTGTCACTGAAACACTCCACCTATGTGACCGACCAGTGGACAG